The Diceros bicornis minor isolate mBicDic1 chromosome 8, mDicBic1.mat.cur, whole genome shotgun sequence genomic interval ACCATCATGTGTATAAGAAAAtcccctttcctccagtttccaaaaaCATATTCTTCGTTTCCTTCTGAGCCCTCACCAGCAGGGCTTTTAACATCTATTTTTCTACAAACAGTTTGCTTATGATTTAGGTATTCTTTAATACCATGTATGTTTTCTCTACCATGCTCTTCACTACCTTCTGAGACCTTACCAGCAGAGTCTTAACACCCATATTTCTGCTAACAGTCTGTTCAAAGCAATCTAGGCCTTTTCTATCATGTtcctcaaaattcttccagcctcAACCCATTACCCACTTCCAAGCGACTTCCATGTTTTTAGCATTTGTTATAGTAGATATGCCATAGATTGGAGCCAGAAAAACTTCTTTCTTCAATGACTGAACTCACCTCACCTGTTCTCCAATCTCACCTCTTCTTTGAGACACCCTCCTTGCAGACTCTGGCCAAGATTTAGCCAAGAGTAATAGTCTTGTTCCTGATGCCCCAAGCTCAGTCTTGGAACTGAAGAAaaaagggaggcagaaagggGAATACTTCCAGATaccaaaatctatattagtttcctattgctgctgtaacaaattaccacaaacttagtggcttaaaacgacaCCTAATTTATTATCTTTTCGAAGTCAGAAGTCCAATGATAGTCACGCTGGattaaagtcaaggtgtcagcatggCTTGTTCCTTTTGGAGACTccagggaagaatctgtttccttaccttttcaagcttctagagtcTTCCTGCATTCTCTGTCTCATGGCCCCTTCCtgaatcttcaaagccagcagcctaGCACCTTCAAATagctctctgcttccatcatcacattgctttctctgtgtctctgatcCTGCTGTCTGCCTTTTATAAGGACCCTTATGATTAATTGGACCCATCCAGACAATCCAttataatctctccatctcaagatccttaacttaaccaCATTTACAAAGTCCCTCTTactatgtaaggtaacatatttacaggttccagggaactaggacatctttgtggggccATTACTCAGCCTACCAGAACAGAAAGTAAAGCCAAGGAATAAATAAGATGATGGTAAGTATTCAAAACGTTCATTGAGAGGACACTATGAAACAcactgttctaagaactttaAATGCATGATCTCTCTTACTTCATCCTCTAGCAACCAAGAATTCCAACCAACAAAAGAGACAAAGTTTTCAATAAGGAAGTTCAAGAATTATTGAAAGCTCTTAATGTTCAAGAAATCAAAGTCCAAATTAGAATTGTGTTCAAGGTCTTATATGATTTAACTTTCCTGGCAAGTTTCAGCCTGCAATCTATTAACCAGCCAAACTAAGTTTTTGACCCTTTTCAGGAGAAACTCCATGCTTGCTCATTATTCTGCCTTTGCTCAGGCAGTTGGTTCCATCTGAAATCTCTTTTCCCCCAACTCTATATGTCAGCATGCTCTAATTCTTCTAGAACTACatataatgggaataataaagTATGTGTTCTTttatgtctagcttctttcattcagtatatacattttttagaTTCTTCACTATACCAGTACTTTGTTCCTttgtattgctgagtagtattgcattgtatgaCTATATGGCAATTTGattatttattcttctcttgttggacatttatgttgtttagGGCTATTACGAATTAAGCTGCCATGAGCAtttcatgtataagtttttgggtagacatttttattttttctttggtaaatACCTGgtatgaatatcttctttggtgaggtatctgttcaactattttgcccattttaaaatttgggtttttcctcttattttggaGTTGTTGAGTGCTTTCTGTCTTCTGGATACAAGCTTTAAATCAGTAATcagcatttacatttttacaactTGTGAATATTCATGGCTGAGCTTACCGTATTTTATGAttatgtttcctttcttgtaaactTCTTGCTTACCCTAGAGGTAATAATTGTCTCCCTTCTCCTATCGCCCAGcttattttgttgtttgcttGGTATTCTATGTACACTTAGGATTATGGTCAAACTCTCTGCAAGATATGTAAATCTCTCAGTGCATTCAAAAGCATCAATCAATATTtcaggtggtgtgtgtgtgatttctttctctctctctttttttctttgtttcatggAAACGTCCTTCCTAGAGCTGTCCAGTTTACTGTCCCAGTTCGAGCTTGCTGCTCTCTTGACTTGCTGTACAGTTGTCATCCTGGTAGCCTCCTTCCCATCTCTCCTGGGTTGATGTCTTGTTTCCTAGATCCTACGTGTTCCTCTTTCTTGTTTTATGGAATACATCTTCCAACAGCTTCTTGAGAAGATGCCATAGGGGCTAAATTACGGTAAATATTGAAGGCTTGGCCCTCCCTGCAGAATTCTGTTAATCCTGGCTCTCTAAACAAATTGTCTCTAGGGTTTTGCACCTATCAGGAAGTGAGATTGTGACCTccgacaagttacttaacttccctgagtttcctcatctgtaaaataaggctgATAAACTTAGCTCAGAGAGATGtgtgaaaagtaaatgaaaattatgtttgcagagtgcttggcacatagtaacagctcaataaatattagtttttgtggttattatttcaacaaaataatacaaaacCTACTCATCATTGGCCAGTGGGAAAGAAGGCGTCTGTCCAAGTTCTCATAGTTTGGGGACAGAAAAGTCTTCCTTCTGACGCCTGAACTCTCCTCACCTATTCTCCAACCTGGCTGCTTCTTTGGGGTTCCCTCCTCCCGGACTCCGGCCAAGATTAGCCAAGAGCAATAGTCTTGTCCCCGGTGATGTTCCAGGACTGAAGCAGAAAGTCAGCGAGGGTGGTGTCAGGGCTCGAGTCGTGCCCAGCGTCAGCTCGGGGGGGCCGCCTTAGTGCGTGGAGAGGAAGCGAGTCCAGGTGGCACTCCGAAGTCCCCGCGATGGCTGCACGGGGATGCGAACCTTCACGGCTGCCGCTGCcggtactgctgctgctgctgctgctgccgctgccgGCCGCGGGCGCTGCAGGCGCGCGGTGGAGCGGGGAGGGCACCAGCCCGCACCTGCAGAGCATCTTTCTGGGCCGCTGTGCCGAGTACAGCTCGCTGCTGAGCACGGAGGAGCGGTGAGCGCGGCCGGCGGGAGCGGGGGGCGGGCAGGGGGAGAGGactgagagggagaggaggggaaataAAGGCAGGGAAGAAAAACACAAGGGCAGGGGAAAGTGGCAGTCTAGAGGTGAGGAGGGTGTGGGGAGGAGAAAATGGGGTCTGAAGGTCGGGGGAGTAGGGGCAAGTAGAGGGTCTTAACATGAGGGTTGTGCGTGGGGTGGGCGGGTTCTAAGGATTAAGGGAGCCGAGTGTGGAGGGTGGGGAGTCTAGAGGTGGGAGGGGCCGGGGGGTGGTGAACCTACGGGTGAGGAGTGCAGTGTGTGGGGTCTGGAGGTGAGAGGTgtgctcatgtgtgtgtgtgtatatacatgaaGGAGGGTGTGGGGGGTGCGTTAGAGGTGAGTATTAAGTAGAAGTGAGTTTGGGTGACAGCCAGCCTGTGCTTAGCTAGAACCGTCAGACCCAGGAATATGATCTCCAGCTGGAATTCCATGAGTCTAGGTATTTCCGGGGAACTCAAATTTCAAATCTTCTAATCTAGAAGACTTTTTAAGTTTGAGTCTCTCTTGCTTGCCAGCACTGGCTTCTTAGAAATGTTTGTTCCTTCTCTGTACccactttttctgttttcaaaacgTCCCTTTCCTGTGCCAGTTTTTACTGTGACACATTTAAGGCAAATAAAAAAGAGCAGAGAATAATATAAGGAACACCCATGTTACTCAGTATCCCACATGagaaataaaaagttacaaatgCGCTGGGAAATGTTTTTGGAAAGCTGAAATGGACTTTAAGAGTCATGGCCGGCGCTGGAAGTGGAACACCTTTCGCAACACTTGGCGCTCACTCCTGATTTTACAAGATGCTGCGCATCCTCCTGACCTCACCTGGCCCCCAGCCGCACAGTGTACTTCATGTCTAAAGGAAGAGGCCCCTGAAGCTGGGAGGCTGTGTGGTTTATAGGAATTGTCACCTTCTACCTCAGTGCCTTCTGCTCTCTCTGTGAGCCTGGGGCAAGACTGTATTCCTTGGCTCTAAGAAATTTGTGTAGCACCTTCTGAGAGACACTCGCGCTGTCAGATTTCTAAATCCATCACCTAAGTTAGTTTTTTCCCTCTTCTGAATTGAGGTTAATGCATGTGCCATGacattttcctgtcttttttaTATGCCTAGTTCTGCAGAGTTGATATATGACAAAATGGCTTGTAAAACTCTTGGAATACTTTGACAGAAATGGAAAGCCATcacattgtaattttttttcgtTTTGCACAGGAACAAGAACTGCACAGCCATCTGGGAAGCCTTTAAAGTGGTGCTGGACAAGGATCCCTGCTCTGTGTTTCCCTCGGACTATGACCTTTTTATCAACCTCTCCAGGCACTCTATTCCCAGAGACAAGGTAAAACCTGGCTCTCTGTCTCTATAGAGATAGACGGAGCACGGGCCAGGTGTGAGATTAGCTGCCCTCAGCGACCCTGCAGTGTCATCGAAACGTCAAGCAACAAACTCACAATATGCACGTGGACCTCAGTGGTGGGAAGATGGCTCTGTTTTCACAGTGACCCTGGGTCTCCTGCCTGCTGTGGGCAGGAGAGACTTACCTAAGTCAATAAGTCAGTGCAGGAATCTCAAGGATGTTAGGATGTTGCCACACCTTTCCACCTGGCCTCTGCCCCTAGCCAATTCTGAATAACCTCCGTCCTAACTGGCCCCGGAGGACTGAACCTTGAGTTATTCAGAAAACCCTCAACCTCAGTATCCTTCCAGAAAACCAATCCCTCCTTTTAACATGCCTTAAGATTATATCTATTCAGTACCACTTTCTTTAAGAAAACCACATCTGTATTCTGTTTGCTCTCAAAattctaagaaaatgaaaataaatgagaaaatctatGTAAAATGCTTGCTTAGAACAATACCTTGAGTTTAAAGAAAGTTtgatatcatttttatttctctgacaaTTCTTTTCTTCTCCAGTTTTATTCAGCATTGTGTAAGTTTacagtgtacagcatgatgatttgaCTTATATatcgtgaaatgattaccacaataacttcagttaacatccatcatctcatatagatacaaaaaaagaaaaagaaaacaaaaatttttccttgtgatgagaactcttaggatttactgtTTTAACacctttcctatatatcatacagcagtgttaactatagtcatcaggttgtacattacatctctagtactcatttatcttataactggaagcttgtacCATTTGACTACTTCCTCCAGTtttcccacccctacccccacctctggtaaccacaagtctgatctcttcttccatgagtttgttttttttgtttgtttgttcgttgttttttttttttttaaacagttttatttatttatttatttttttgagaggaagatcagccctgagctaacatccatgctaatcctcctctttttgctgaggaagactggctctgagctaacatctattgccaatcctcctcctttttttttttttttccaccaaagccccagtagatagttgtatgtcatagttgcacatccttctaggtgctgtatgtgggacgcggcctcagcatggcgggagaagtggtgcgtcggtgcgtgcctgggatccgaactcgggccgccagtagcggagtgcacgcacttaaacgctaagccatggggctggccccgttgtTTCGtttttatgttccacatatgagtgagatcacacagtatttcttTTCCTGACATCACAATTCTTAACGTGATTTTTTCATTGTAAAATCAGGTAATATTGACTctgacaaataaaaaaatcttaacattgatgttttcatttgtaaaagCAAGTAAATGAAGCTGGGAGGGTCAGAGATATAATAGACTGAAAACATGGTTTTTAGGTATATGTTGCATTTTTGAACCTTGCTGCCTCCGTGTCAGTAAAAAGGGAGCCATAAATTTTGTTCTCCTCTCTCATAGATTTTGGTGCTAGTTGATGAACTCAGTAAATACTTACTGAGCTACTTCCACATGCCGGGCATTGTGCCAAGGGTTGAGGATGTATCAGGGAACAAAACAGCCCTGCCCTTGGAGAGCGCCCAGTCTAGACACGGACTGATTGGACTCCTGAGGATCTGATGAGATAATGGGCAAACGGGATATTGTTATTTGCATTATTGTTATGTGAAAACGCTATACCTTTATAGTGGAAATTATCAAGTATAATATAAAAGTCATGTACTTTTGAGGCAATTTACACTTTAGGAAGTGCTTTCTGTGATCACATAGCATCCTACTCACAGctgtggaagaagagaaagggctcatgttccccatttttcagatggaaactgaggcacaaggagaTTACATGCCTTGGTCAAGATCACTTGTCTAGTGTATGACAgagtcaagatttgaacccaagtgccttgatctttttttaaatccaggaatatatataaaatatatatactatatattgtgctactgggaaaatatttcattaacatTTGCATCATCCCCTTGTAATAAAGAGAAGAGAGGTGATAGCACTCTCTGAATGGGTAAGGAAAGATCAAGTTGTTGTGAGGCAAGTCAGAGTTGAAGGAGAAATGGTTGCCTGACTTGATAATATTGTGCCTGAAAAAAATCtgttgtgattttattttatattttaattttgtgtttgtttttccttagtcTCTGTTCTGGGAAAATAACCAGCTCCTTGTCACTAGCTATGCAGAGAACACCCGTCGCTTTACACCTCTATGCGATGTTCTGTATGGCCGGGTTGGAGATTTCTTGAGCTGGTGTCGACAGACAAATGCCTCTGGTAAGACTCCTGCAGAAATCACAAGAAAAGTAAGAGTTCCTGTTTACTATGCATTTGCCATTTATGCTAAATTCTTTCATATGCATTTATCTCATTTGATCGCCCCAAATCCTCTGAGGTAGGTGGTGATAATACTaattaataatagcaataatagatAGAGAGCACTTAGCTTTTGCTAGGTACTTTCTAAATATTAACTAAGTTAATCTCTGCAACAGCCCCATGGGATAAGTCCTATCCTAATTCCTATtttgacaaatgagaaaactgaggcacagcaaaGTTAAGAAATTTGCTCAGGGGCACACGGCTAGTAAGCAGCAGAGTCAGACAGTCTGAAGCCAGAACCCATGCTTCCACCCTGCACAACTCTACCGCTCCATCCTCATTttccagagggggaaactgaggcttagggaggttAATAACTTGAAGAAGCAGGGCCAGGATTCAACCCTCTTCTGCCGGATTCTGAAACCTGTGCTCTTAAATGGCACTCCTGGCAGCCAGCAGCTATTTCCAGATCAAAGTCACAATGAAAGTTAAAGTCACAAGGACTGGCCTGATGGCAGTGAAACCTCTCCTCATTCATCCAACTCCCACACTGGGAGCTGGCAATACAGCGGGCCCCGCTCAGGGAGCTTGTAGCCTTGTGGGGGCGTGTGTTCTGATGCGAGAGGAACTGGGAGCTAAGGAGTAGCATGTGAGACACCAGCCTGGACCAGGGCATCAGGGAAGCTTCCAGCGGCTCTTCGCCCATGATGATCTTGAAGGATGAGCGAGAGGTGGCCTGCCAGGAAAAAAGGTGGGAGGAGGTGTTCCTTTTGTGAAGGCTAGAGATTGTTCCTCCCTGGGTATCGAGTCACTCTAAGAATTAACCTAAGCTCAGTTCTGTTTATTctcctccattcattcattcatccatccaactaCAATTCacagagtgcctactgtgtgccaggccctcctCTTCCAGGCACTGAGAACACAGCAGAGAATAAAACAGGAAAATCATACCCCATCCTTACACTATAGAGGGAGGAGGTAAGACAATGAACAGCCAGTAAAATACATTGTCTGCTGTAAAATTATGAGGGGTACCAAGacaaagaagacagagaaagagagtagGAAGTGCTGGAGAGGTGAGAGCAAAGTGTTGCAATTTTACCTTGGTGTCCAGGGAAAACCTCGCTGAGAAGCTGATATTTGAACAGTGACATGAAGGAGATGGGGAAGAACATTTCTtgtcagagggaacagcaagtgcaaaggtcctgaagtGGAAGTGTGGCTGGCATAtttaaggaacagcaaggagggcAGTAAGTAAAGAGAAATATAGCAGGCTATGAGGTTAGAGGAATAAAGGAGGGCCAGATGGCACAGGACATTGTGAGGACTCCGTCTTCCACTATGGGTGAGATGGGAAGCATTGCAGGGTATGGGTCAAATGGACATGGCCATTCTTCCAACAGACAGTCACCAGGAAGCCTCAGTTTGATTATCGCGTGGAGAATGGGGAGAATGAGGGAGGATGTGATGGAAAGAGTATGAAGAGAGAGAATGTGgtataatacaaaataaatattttgtctttgtcCCTCGATTCTTGGtacacagctcctaaaacccctGGAATCTGAGGAGTGATGAGAGTGTCTTTCATATGGTAGTGAGATGACTGGTGGTTGAgggcccctagatagcttcaggatgggggctagtcaccagaaagaccaaggtaTGATTAaagagttggaactttcagccccatcccCTTCCTCAGGGAAGGAGCGAGGGGCTGGAGATTAATCACCAACAGCCAATGATTTAAtaaatcatgcctacataatgaaatCTTCATAAAAACCCCTAAATGATAGGATTCGAGAGCCTCCGAGTTGGTGACACatcgaggtgctgggagggtagtGCACCCAGAGGGTTATGGAAGCTCCATGCACGTCCTTCAGGAAGGACACATTTTGCCTTGTTTGGTTCTCCCTGGAAGGACTTGTCAATTAgcactttctcctttttttatagagtaaatggaaaacaaattccATTATATATCTGCTGAattttgttcttaaaattttttaaatttaatgcatcttaatattttatatattttagatggtataaaatttctgttttctggcTAAGGACTATCACGTTTtaagtctgtcttttttttttgtatttactatcAAGACCAGGGCTAATTGAAGAAGGCACTTCTCCCAAtaaagcaaagatttttttttttaaatcactttattaGAGCTCCAGTAGAGAAATAACCCAGCAGCTTAGTTCTCCACCTTCCTCACATTTGTGATGAGCAAAATGACAAATGTCTTCCTGTCACGGACTGAGGGGTCACTCACCAGGCTCCTTGTGGGTTGAGTGGGTAAATGCTAAATTCCTGTACGCTGTGCAAAATGCAGGCTAAATATATTTTGTGGAgccagtaaatattttaaattaattcttcCCTGATATAATCTTTGAAATGGAACATGTTTTTCCATTTTCCCCGTAGGACTCGATTACCAATCCTGCCCCACAGCAGAAGATTGTGAAAACAATCCTGTGGATTCTTATTGGAAAAGGGCATCCATCCAGGTAATCCTGGGATGGACACCTGGGTGGCTGAGCAAGTGTGGGACCCGTGAACATGGGACAGAGaacttcagaaactgggtcattgggtcattacttaacttctctgagcctttggAACATTCTGATTCATTCTCTTTGCTCCGTAAAGGTGTGAGAATTTAAGGAGCTAAAATACTTAAtgtaatgcctggcacagagaaaacATTCAGTGAATGCTGGCTATAGATGAGGACATTAAATAGtcgttattattactattatattgTGGTGGTTGTTAGTACTTCAAATCAATGTGATTTTGATTGCTATATAAAATGAGGTAACCCCTGCTTTATGGGAGACCCTGGGTCACCTGAGAGCTAGATGTGGGGGTCAGAAATGTCCACAAGACTGATATTAATGGGAGAGGAGGTGATAGGGGACTgaagataaactggagatatAGAAATGGTCCCTTTAAGGTAGGTCTATACGTCAGAGAATATTGTCACCAGAGCTGATGATATTATCAGTAGCTATAAAATACCAGTGACTGCAGCTTTCATTTTCTGTCACCAGGGTTAGACCAAAGATGAGAAATCAAGAGAGTTAGTTCCTTAGCTGAATGCCTGACAAAGAGCTGTCAACTACTAAAAGTTAGCTCTATTGACTAGGAGTGGACTTCAGGTCCTTCCACCCACTGCCAACAAGCCCCTGCAGGGCTATTCGTGTCTCTTTTGGTCccattttctcatctgggtgCCCAGGTGTCCACTGGGTCCATGGCTAACGAGGATGAGAGGGGCTTTGGTCAGATCCTCTACCACGGCTGCAGTTTGGAGCTAAGCAGAGGGCTTGCTCCAGGCAGAGGACGTTCTGTTCCTGCCTGTGCTCTCCTGCCAGTTCCAGTGGGAACCCACTACCCCTGCGTTCCGTTTTAAGTGCAGGTTCCCGTGAGTTGGCAGTGGGCTGCCCGAGCCCCTCATTGAGGACTGGGAGGCTGCAGATGCGTCATCACCTGAACGTGGGGTCGTAATGGCAAGTCGGGGTGATCTCAACATTATACGTAGAGGAACCATACGTCCCACCCAGCGGATCTGCCCGATTTCAGAGTGTGTGCTCCAAACCACCATCTTCTGCTTCCTCCAGTTCTATAATGGGAATATAATAATCGTGCCCACGTTTTATGAGCCCTTAGAATAGGCTGGGTAGTCTAAGCATGGGAGAGGTAGGTTAGTATGGTGATGAGAAGAAGGTCTGAACCGTAGCAGAgaagtattcagtaaatgttaataattattattttaaatgatttgatctttacaacaatcctatgaggtagggacTCTCACTGCCCTTGTTTTCCAGATGGGAAAAATGCAGCACGAAGAGGTCAAGAACCGAAGTCTTAAGTGTAACTTAAACTTACAGAGCAAATGAGCAGGACGGGGGGCTGGGGGCAGAATTTGaaaccaggcagtctggttccagagaACAAATTTTCAACCACTACCTCATACAGCCTCATTGTATCTGcatgcatattttaaattaattttatttcttatcatCAATGTAATAGCTGCTTATGATAGAAAGTGACAAATTacggaaaatataaatgaaaaaattcatCATCTATATTCCTACCACCTAAAGGCAATCTCTTTAGCATAGTAGTCATCAGACCTTGGCATGTGAGGATTTAACCATGACTCTTGGCGCTGTTTGGAAGCAATCTGACACCTGGATGGCATGGAGTACATTGTTGTTTTGCTGCAGCTGGTACTGGGCATCACTTTGCCAGAGACTACGAGAGGAAGCCCAGCCACATATCTCATTCTAGTGTAAACATTGTATGAGGGAAATTAAACGTTCCAGTAGTAACTGAACTGGAGATTGGGGAACTTCTCTGGACCTATCTCTCCCTTGGGAATTTCAGGGGTTGACTAATATTCCCagacttttgcccatttatttttcacatagtAGAGCTCATGCTCCATCCACCTAATCTTGCACTTTGCTTTAAATGTAAGCACTTCCTGTGCTATAGCAAATCGTTTGTAGACTTTCATTAATGGCTGGCTAATAGTTCAGACATGTAAGGACCATGGGTTACTGTCCACTCCCTTATTGCTGACTCTTTGAGATCggttatgaacaatgctgcagtaCATATCTTTGTGCACAATGCTTGTGGTGGCCCTTCATGCTGTTTACCAAAGATTTCTGGCTCATCTTCTGAGCACATGGTTTGCACTCCTCTGCCTCTTGAAGTTACTTACGTGTGACTTGCACTGCCCAATGAGATGTGAGTGGGAGTGACTGTGTGACTTCTGGGTGGAAGCCTCTAAGAAACTGGTCTGTGATTTGccacttttcccttcttccttccctgacAGTCATGGACTTTGCGGATGTGGAGGCTTTATCAGCTTGGGTCCCAGAGTGAGGACAATGGACCTGTGATAAATATGTAGTGTGAGCATGAAATAGTCCTTGTTGTTTAAAGCCCTGGTGATTTAAGGTTGTTTGTAATGGCAGCATAGTTTAGTCTATTCCAGCTGATACAATGCTGGAATCTATTTCACATTATTTTCTTAGAGTAGATTCCCAGACATGGAATTACTGAGTCTGTGAGTTTTTGACATTACAAAGCGATTTGCTTTC includes:
- the BST1 gene encoding ADP-ribosyl cyclase/cyclic ADP-ribose hydrolase 2 isoform X1 → MAARGCEPSRLPLPVLLLLLLLPLPAAGAAGARWSGEGTSPHLQSIFLGRCAEYSSLLSTEERNKNCTAIWEAFKVVLDKDPCSVFPSDYDLFINLSRHSIPRDKSLFWENNQLLVTSYAENTRRFTPLCDVLYGRVGDFLSWCRQTNASGLDYQSCPTAEDCENNPVDSYWKRASIQYSKDSSGVIYVMLNGSEPTGAYPVKGFFADFEIPHFQKDKITRIEIWVMHEIGGPNVESCGEGSVKVLEERLEEMGFQYSCINDYLNRTYVQKNAQTISMQLDEFSQVQHIPEPAPRPRNRRPVKLLKCVDHSTHPDCALKSAAAPTQEEVPSLYAEQSASLIIPLLVAVASVAQK
- the BST1 gene encoding ADP-ribosyl cyclase/cyclic ADP-ribose hydrolase 2 isoform X2, with translation MAARGCEPSRLPLPVLLLLLLLPLPAAGAAGARWSGEGTSPHLQSIFLGRCAEYSSLLSTEERNKNCTAIWEAFKVVLDKDPCSVFPSDYDLFINLSRHSIPRDKSLFWENNQLLVTSYAENTRRFTPLCDVLYGRVGDFLSWCRQTNASGLDYQSCPTAEDCENNPVDSYWKRASIQYSKDSSGVIYVMLNGSEPTGAYPVKGFFADFEIPHFQKDKITRIEIWVMHEIGGPNVESCGEGSVKVLEERLEEMGFQYSCINDYLPVKLLKCVDHSTHPDCALKSAAAPTQEEVPSLYAEQSASLIIPLLVAVASVAQK